A window of the Streptococcus sp. 116-D4 genome harbors these coding sequences:
- the trpD gene encoding anthranilate phosphoribosyltransferase, translated as MKEIIEKLAKFENLSGVEMTDVIERIVTGRVTEAQIASLLLALKMKGETPEERTAIAQVMRGHAQHIPTEIHDAMDNCGTGGDKSFSFNISTTAAFVLAGGGVHMAKHGNRSISSKSGSADVLEVLGINLDLKPAELGKVFDKTGIVFLFAKNMHPAMKYIMPARLELGIPTIMNLTGPLIHPMALETQLLGISRPELLESTAQVLKNMGRKRAIVVAGPEGLDEAGLNGTTSIALLENGEITLSSFTPEDLGMEDYAIDDIRGGNAQKNAEILLSVLNNEPSPFLETTVLNAGLGFYANGKVHSIKEGVALARQVIASGKALEKLRLLQEYQR; from the coding sequence ATGAAAGAGATTATTGAAAAACTAGCAAAATTTGAAAATTTATCAGGTGTGGAAATGACGGATGTCATTGAGCGTATCGTAACTGGCCGTGTAACGGAGGCGCAGATCGCTTCTCTCCTCTTAGCTCTTAAGATGAAGGGGGAAACACCTGAAGAACGCACAGCCATTGCCCAAGTTATGAGAGGACATGCCCAACATATTCCAACTGAGATTCATGATGCCATGGACAATTGTGGTACAGGTGGAGATAAGTCATTTAGCTTTAACATCTCAACAACCGCAGCCTTTGTCTTGGCTGGTGGCGGTGTTCATATGGCAAAACACGGAAATCGCTCCATCTCTTCTAAATCTGGTTCTGCAGATGTCCTCGAAGTTTTGGGCATCAACCTAGACCTCAAACCAGCTGAACTAGGTAAGGTCTTTGATAAAACTGGCATCGTCTTTCTCTTTGCCAAAAACATGCATCCAGCCATGAAATACATCATGCCAGCTCGTTTGGAATTGGGAATTCCAACGATTATGAACTTGACTGGTCCCCTGATTCATCCAATGGCTTTGGAAACACAGTTGCTTGGCATTAGTCGTCCAGAACTGCTAGAAAGTACAGCTCAGGTTTTGAAAAATATGGGTCGCAAACGTGCCATTGTAGTAGCTGGTCCAGAAGGATTGGATGAAGCTGGTTTGAATGGAACAACTAGCATTGCCCTTCTTGAAAATGGAGAAATCACTTTGTCAAGCTTCACTCCAGAAGATCTGGGGATGGAAGACTACGCTATCGACGATATTCGTGGAGGCAACGCTCAGAAAAATGCAGAAATTTTGCTCAGTGTTCTCAATAACGAACCAAGTCCATTCTTGGAAACGACAGTTTTAAATGCTGGTCTTGGTTTCTATGCTAATGGTAAGGTTCATAGCATCAAGGAAGGAGTTGCCTTGGCCCGTCAAGTGATTGCTAGTGGCAAGGCCCTTGAAAAACTCAGACTATTACAGGAGTATCAAAGATGA
- the trpE gene encoding anthranilate synthase component I produces the protein MERIIHGDVLSPILAYMRLKGQHKVILESIPRDKETARFSILAYNPIFEIQYENGVLYQNGQVIDRDPLDFLYEVTHKSQHHSDLPFGGGAIGFVGYDMISLYEEIGQIPEDTIGTPDMHFFVYESYMVFDHKKEKIHVIEDALYSDRGQENLEEALNQVLEELRIPAPNEFEDLDLSPLDFKPHIVPQKFEEMVEIARDLIRNGDMFQCVLSQRFSAEVTGNPFDFYRNLRVTNPSNYLYFYDFGDYQIIGASPESLVSVKNGIVTTNPIAGTRPRGATDEEDKALATDLLSDEKETAEHRMLVDLGRNDIGRISETASVHVTKYMEVELFRYVMHLTSVVKGRLLPELTAMDALKATLPAGTVSGAPKIRAMRRIYELEREKRGVYAGAIGYLSATGDMDFAIAIRTMILKNQTAYVQAGAGIVYDSIAQNEYQETINKAKSMTRIGELRL, from the coding sequence ATGGAACGAATCATTCATGGAGATGTCTTATCACCAATCTTGGCTTATATGCGTCTAAAGGGGCAACACAAGGTTATTCTAGAAAGTATTCCGAGAGACAAGGAAACAGCTCGTTTTTCTATCCTAGCTTATAATCCAATTTTTGAGATTCAGTATGAAAATGGAGTCCTTTATCAAAATGGTCAAGTGATTGACCGGGATCCCTTGGATTTTCTTTATGAAGTGACTCATAAGAGCCAGCACCATTCAGACCTCCCTTTTGGTGGGGGAGCCATTGGTTTTGTTGGTTACGATATGATTTCGCTTTATGAAGAAATTGGTCAAATTCCTGAAGATACTATTGGAACGCCAGACATGCATTTCTTTGTCTATGAGAGCTATATGGTCTTTGACCACAAGAAGGAAAAAATCCATGTCATCGAGGATGCTCTCTATAGCGATCGCGGTCAAGAAAACTTGGAAGAAGCCTTGAACCAAGTGCTTGAAGAATTACGTATTCCTGCTCCAAATGAATTTGAAGACTTGGATCTATCTCCGTTAGACTTCAAACCCCATATCGTTCCTCAGAAGTTTGAGGAAATGGTGGAAATAGCTCGTGACTTGATTCGAAATGGTGATATGTTCCAATGCGTGCTCAGTCAGCGCTTCTCAGCAGAAGTTACTGGAAATCCATTTGACTTCTACAGAAATCTCCGCGTGACCAATCCTTCTAATTACCTTTATTTCTATGATTTTGGGGATTATCAAATCATCGGTGCCAGTCCAGAAAGTTTGGTTTCTGTCAAAAATGGCATCGTGACAACCAATCCGATTGCAGGGACGCGACCAAGAGGAGCTACAGATGAAGAGGACAAGGCTTTGGCGACAGACCTGCTTTCGGATGAGAAGGAAACAGCAGAGCATCGGATGTTAGTAGACTTGGGACGAAATGATATTGGCCGTATCTCTGAAACGGCAAGTGTTCATGTCACCAAGTATATGGAAGTGGAGCTTTTCCGTTATGTCATGCATTTGACCAGCGTGGTCAAGGGGCGTTTACTTCCAGAACTCACTGCTATGGATGCCTTGAAAGCTACACTTCCAGCTGGAACAGTTTCAGGAGCACCAAAGATTCGGGCCATGAGACGCATCTATGAACTGGAAAGAGAAAAACGGGGCGTATACGCTGGAGCAATAGGCTATCTGTCTGCTACGGGTGATATGGATTTCGCCATTGCCATCCGAACGATGATTCTTAAAAATCAAACAGCCTATGTGCAGGCTGGGGCAGGGATTGTCTACGACTCCATCGCCCAAAATGAATACCAAGAAACCATTAACAAGGCTAAATCTATGACTAGAATTGGAGAACTAAGACTATGA
- a CDS encoding aminodeoxychorismate/anthranilate synthase component II has translation MILLIDNYDSFTYNLAQYIGNFAEVQVLRNDDPKLYEEAEKADGLVFSPGPGWPVDAGKMEDMIRDFAGKKPILGICLGHQAIAEVFGGKLGLAPKVMHGKQSNISFEAPSVLYQDIEDGRAVMRYHSILIEEMPEDFEVTARSTDDQAIMGIQHKNLPIYGFQYHPESIGTPDGLSSIRNFIEKVVK, from the coding sequence ATGATTTTATTGATTGACAACTATGATTCTTTTACCTATAACTTGGCCCAATACATTGGGAATTTTGCAGAAGTTCAGGTCTTGAGAAATGATGATCCCAAGCTGTATGAAGAAGCTGAAAAAGCAGATGGTCTGGTCTTTTCGCCAGGCCCGGGTTGGCCAGTTGATGCTGGAAAGATGGAAGACATGATTCGTGACTTTGCTGGCAAGAAGCCGATTCTTGGGATTTGTTTGGGCCACCAAGCCATCGCAGAAGTTTTTGGTGGTAAATTAGGTTTGGCTCCAAAAGTCATGCATGGGAAACAGAGCAATATCAGCTTTGAAGCGCCATCTGTTTTGTATCAAGACATCGAGGATGGCCGTGCGGTCATGCGTTACCACAGTATTTTGATTGAGGAAATGCCAGAAGACTTTGAAGTAACAGCTCGTTCGACTGATGACCAAGCTATCATGGGTATTCAACATAAAAACCTACCGATTTATGGCTTTCAGTACCATCCAGAGAGCATCGGAACGCCAGATGGCTTGTCTTCTATTCGGAATTTTATCGAGAAGGTTGTAAAGTGA
- the trpC gene encoding indole-3-glycerol phosphate synthase TrpC, with protein MSQEFLARILEQKAREVEQMELEEIQPLRQTYRLAEFLKNHHDRLQVIAEVKKASPSLGDINLDVDIVQQAQTYEANGAVMISVLTDEIFFKGHLDYLREISSQVEIPTLNKDFIIDEKQIIRARNAGATVILLIVAALSEKRLKELYDYATDLGLEVLVETHNLAELEVAHRLGAEIIGVNNRNLTTFDVDLQTSVDLAQYFKDDCFYISESAIFTGQDAKRVAPYFNGILVGTALMQAEDVAQRIKELQIDKG; from the coding sequence ATGAGTCAGGAATTTTTAGCCCGAATTTTGGAGCAGAAGGCGCGTGAGGTGGAGCAGATGGAGCTGGAGGAAATCCAGCCTCTGCGCCAGACCTATCGCTTGGCAGAATTTTTGAAGAATCACCATGACAGATTACAGGTAATCGCTGAGGTCAAGAAAGCTAGCCCTAGTCTGGGAGATATTAATCTCGATGTGGATATTGTGCAACAAGCCCAGACTTATGAAGCAAACGGTGCAGTGATGATTTCAGTTTTGACAGATGAGATTTTCTTTAAAGGGCATTTGGATTATCTACGGGAGATTTCCAGTCAGGTAGAGATTCCGACGCTTAACAAGGACTTTATCATCGATGAAAAGCAAATCATCCGCGCTCGCAATGCAGGTGCAACAGTCATCTTGCTCATTGTGGCAGCTTTGTCAGAAAAACGCCTCAAGGAACTGTACGACTACGCGACAGATCTTGGTCTGGAAGTCTTGGTGGAAACTCACAATCTAGCTGAACTAGAAGTGGCCCACAGGCTTGGTGCTGAGATTATTGGGGTTAATAACCGCAACTTGACCACCTTTGATGTTGATTTACAGACTAGCGTAGACTTGGCACAATACTTCAAGGACGATTGCTTCTACATTTCTGAATCTGCTATTTTTACAGGGCAGGATGCGAAACGAGTAGCACCATACTTTAACGGAATTTTAGTTGGGACAGCTCTGATGCAGGCAGAAGATGTGGCCCAGAGAATCAAGGAGTTGCAGATTGACAAAGGTTAA
- a CDS encoding phosphoribosylanthranilate isomerase: MTKVKICGLSTTEAVETAVSAGADYIGFVFAPSKRQVTLDQAAELAEIIPADVKKVGVFVSPSRVELLEVIEKVGLDLVQVHGQVADDLFENLPCASIQAVQVDGEGHVPNSQADYLLFDAPVAGSGQTFDWGELNTTRLAQPFFIAGGLNEDNVVKAIQHFTPYAVDVSSGVETDGQKDHEKIRRFIERVKHGISRTK, encoded by the coding sequence TTGACAAAGGTTAAAATTTGCGGATTATCGACCACAGAAGCGGTAGAGACAGCCGTTTCAGCAGGAGCGGACTACATCGGTTTTGTCTTTGCACCTAGTAAAAGACAGGTGACCTTGGATCAGGCTGCAGAGCTGGCTGAGATCATTCCTGCAGATGTCAAAAAGGTTGGTGTATTTGTTTCACCAAGTCGGGTAGAACTGCTAGAAGTCATTGAAAAAGTTGGCTTGGACTTGGTTCAAGTTCACGGTCAAGTGGCAGATGATTTATTTGAGAATTTGCCTTGTGCCAGCATTCAGGCTGTGCAGGTGGATGGAGAGGGGCATGTCCCCAATTCTCAGGCAGATTATCTACTCTTTGATGCCCCTGTGGCAGGGAGTGGCCAGACCTTTGATTGGGGCGAACTGAATACAACACGACTAGCCCAGCCTTTCTTCATCGCAGGTGGGCTTAATGAAGACAATGTAGTAAAAGCAATTCAACACTTTACTCCCTATGCAGTAGATGTATCAAGCGGAGTGGAGACAGACGGACAAAAAGATCATGAAAAGATTAGAAGATTTATAGAGAGGGTTAAGCATGGCATATCAAGAACCAAATAA